The following are from one region of the Vitis riparia cultivar Riparia Gloire de Montpellier isolate 1030 chromosome 14, EGFV_Vit.rip_1.0, whole genome shotgun sequence genome:
- the LOC117930423 gene encoding translationally-controlled tumor protein homolog — MLVYQDLLTGDELLSDSFPYKEIENGMLWEVEGKWVVQGAVDVDIGANPSAEGGGEDEGVEDQAVKVVDIVDTFRLQEQPSFDKKQFVTFMKRYIKLLTPKLEPEKQELFKKHIEGATKFLLPKLSDLQFFVGESMHDDGSLVFAYYKEGATDPTFLYFAHGLKEIKC, encoded by the exons ATGCTTGTTTATCAGGATCTTCTCACCG GTGATGAGCTTCTCTCAGACTCATTCCCATACAAGGAAATCGAGAATGGGATGCTGTGGGAAGTGGAAGGGAAG TGGGTTGTTCAAGGTGCAGTAGATGTGGACATAGGGGCTAATCCTTCTGCTGAAGGTGGGGGAGAGGATGAAGGTGTTGAAGATCAGGCTGTGAAGGTCGTTGATATTGTTGATACCTTCAGGCTGCAG GAGCAACCTTCTTTTGACAAGAAGCAGTTTGTCACTTTCATGAAGAGGTACATCAAATTGCTCACACCCAAGTTAGAACCCGAGAAGCAAGAATTGTTTAAGAAGCACATCGAGGGAGCAACTAAGTTCCTACTCCCAAAGCTCAGTGATCTCCAATT CTTTGTGGGAGAAAGCATGCATGATGATGGCAGTCTTGTCTTTGCATACTACAAAGAAGGTGCCACTGATCCAACCTTCCTCTACTTTGCGCATGGGTTGAAGGAGATCAAGTGCTGA